Below is a window of Mycolicibacterium chitae DNA.
CGCACGAAGTCCTCCGGGGTGCCCATGTCGCGCCAGTACGTCGCGTCGACGTAGCCGCACACCTTCACCCCGTCGGACAGCAGCGCCGGGAACACCTCGCGCTCCACCGACACCGGCCGCCCGCGCGGGATGCGGTCGATGATCTTGCGGTCGAACACGTAGCAGCCCGCGTTGATCTGATCGGTCGGCGGGTCCTGGGTCTTCTCCAGAAAGGCTGTGACGCGGCCGTTCTCGTCGGTGGGTACCGACCCGAACGCGCGCGGGTCCGCCACCCGCACCAGGTGCAGCGTCAGATCCGCGGAGTGGCCGTGATGGAACTCCAGCAGCGAACCGAGGTCCGCGCCGGACAGCACGTCGCCGTTGAACACGACGACGGTGTCATGGCGCAGCCGCGGCGCGACGTTGGCGATGCCGCCGCCGGTGCCCAGCGGATCGGATTCGAAGACGTACTCGATCTGCAGGCCCAGCTTGGAGCCGTCGCCGAACTCCTCCTCGAACACCTCGGCCTTGTACGAGGTGCCCAGCAGGACCCGCTCGATGCCGGTCGCGGCGATGCGCGACAGCAGGTGGGTCAGGAACGGCAGGCCGGCGGTGGGCAGCATCGGCTTGGGCATCGACAGCGTCAACGGCCGCAGGCGGGTGCCCTTCCCCCCGACCAGTACGACGGCATCGAC
It encodes the following:
- a CDS encoding sugar phosphate nucleotidyltransferase, with the protein product MSGFDPKKVDAVVLVGGKGTRLRPLTLSMPKPMLPTAGLPFLTHLLSRIAATGIERVLLGTSYKAEVFEEEFGDGSKLGLQIEYVFESDPLGTGGGIANVAPRLRHDTVVVFNGDVLSGADLGSLLEFHHGHSADLTLHLVRVADPRAFGSVPTDENGRVTAFLEKTQDPPTDQINAGCYVFDRKIIDRIPRGRPVSVEREVFPALLSDGVKVCGYVDATYWRDMGTPEDFVRGSSDLVRGIAPSPALPGDRGEALVHDGASVAPGAVLIGGTVVGRGAEIGPGSRLDGAVIFDGARVDAGSVIERSIIGFGAHVGPRALIRDGVIGDGANIGARCELLRGARVWPGVELPDCGIRYSSDV